A part of Botrytis cinerea B05.10 chromosome 2, complete sequence genomic DNA contains:
- the Bcvac14 gene encoding Bcvac14, with product MDQSIQRALNDKLYDKRKVGALDLERVIRDLTAAKEFDKIKKIIQQLCNDYAYAVHQPHARNGGLIGLAAAAIALGPDLARYLDEIVPPVLACFTDQDARVRYYACESMYNIAKVAKGEVLPYFNDIFDALCKLGADSELSVKNGAELLDRLIKDIVSESAATYVSILHTSDDSMSDSNKENLEDSDDLPTAFSLARFIPLLKERIYVINPFTRTFLVGWITLLDSIPDLELVSFLPEFLGGLFKFLSDPNRDVHVATQGAIERFLSEIKRISRIKKGIEESRKSRSDTKRKRSGSMDSEGSTAPDLGGDDDSGMDVDDKDISSDDDWVPGQDVHVNHKEILVILTTNLDTPLEEDSLLESLRWIVEFLDICPEEVLPFAPKILAHLLPAMASGVDTIRQAAARVNTSLMAYVVSLSDEGGATSEVPSSAPSRFLAMKESNPTERRDSSATNRGSLSGSRELDKRDIEVQTPPPPSSKAQTPTPPYQAHVDLDYAAAVSSLTLLFLNDHEVTRVEALNWLLMLHRKAPKKLLAFNDGIFPALLKTLSDPSEAVVTKDLQLLSQISRNSDDDYFTSFMVNLLQLFSTDRKLLETRGNLIIRQLCINLSAERIYRTLADCIEKEEDVEFASIMVQNLNNNLITAPELADLRKRLRNIENKDGQAFFVALFRSWCYNAVATFSLCLLGQAYEQAYNLLQIFAELEMTVNMLIQIDKLVQLLESPVFTYLRLQLLEPEKYPHLYKCLYGLLMLLPQSSAFAALKNRLNSVSAIGYLHIAPRAVQTTAGPSNYDRSSRLKGREESGIRWGELLDKFRIVQERARRARRPGGDMDDGLSGFESRMESGDSRGFKDSTRLSGPSPISKEAPSGIPSGPQHTKSRSSLGKFGRLGGAVAGGRPRK from the exons ATGGATCAAAGTATACAGCGTGCTCTGAATGATAAGCTTTACGACAAACGGAAAGTCGGCGCCTTGGA TCTTGAACGGGTCATTCGTGATCTGACAGCAGCCAAGGAGtttgataaaatcaaaaagatcatCCAGCAACTGTGTAACGATTATGCTTACGCTGTCCACCAGCCGCATGCCAGAAATGGCGGTCTCATTGGTCTCGCTGCTGCTGCTATTGCATTAGGTCCG GACCTCGCAAGATACCTTGACGAAATTGTTCCGCCAGTCCTCGCCTGCTTCACAGATCAAGATGCTAGAGTAAGGTATTATGCATGCGAAAGTATGTACAATATTGCCAAAGTGGCAAAGGGTGAAGTTTTACCTTACTTTAATGACATATTCGACGCTTTATGTAAG CTAGGAGCGGACTCGGAACTCTCCGTCAAAAATGGTGCAGAGCTTCTGGATCGTTTGATAAAGGACATAGTGTCTGAATCTGCAGCTACCTATGTGTCGATTCTTCATACTTCTGATGATTCCATGTCCGACTCtaataaagaaaatcttGAGGATTCTGATGATCTTCCTACAGCCTTCTCCCTGGCTCGCTTTATACCTTTACTAAAAGAACGAATTTACGTGATAAATCCATTCACGCGCACCTTTCTCGTGGGATGGATAACTTTATTAGATTCTATCCCAGATTTAGAACttgtttctttcctccctGAATTCCTTGGTGGGCTGTTCAAGTTCTTGAGTGATCCAAATCGTGATGTTCACGTGGCTACTCAAGGTGCAATTGAGAGATTTCTTAGCGAAATAAAGCGAATATCACGTATCAAGAAAGGTATCGAAGAAAGCCGAAAATCGCGCAGCGACACGAAACGAAAACGATCGGGTTCTATGGACAGCGAAGGATCGACGGCACCAGATTTAGGTGGAGATGACGACTCAGGTATGGATGTAGATGACAAGGACATCAGTAGTGATGACGACTGGGTTCCTGGTCAAGATGTTCACGTAAACCataaagaaattcttgttATTCTTACGACAAATTTGGATACTCCATTGG AAGAAGATAGCTTACTTGAATCGCTAAGATGGATTGTTGAATTCCTAGACATCTGCCCTGAAGAAGTCCTTCCATTTGCCCCAAAGATATTGGCACATTTGCTTCCAGCTATGGCTAGTGGAGTGGATACCATTCGACAAGCTGCTGCCCGTGTCAACACATCATTGATGGCCTATGTTGTGTCACTATCGGATGAAGGTGGTGCTACTTCAGAGGTCCCTTCCTCAGCTCCTTCAAGATTTCTCGCCATGAAAGAATCAAATCCCACTGAACGAAGAGATTCTTCCGCTACGAATCGTGGTTCCTTGTCTGGATCTCGTGAGCTTGATAAAAGAGACATAGAAGTGCAGACACCCCCACCTCCCTCTAGCAAAGCGCAAACACCTACACCGCCATACCAGGCACATGTAGATCTTGATTATGCTGCAGCGGTCAGCTCATTAACATTACTATTTCTTAATGATCACGAAGTAACTAGAGTTGAAGCTCTAAATTGGTTACTCATGTTACACAGGAAAGCACCTAAGAAGCTACTTGCATTCAATGATGGAATATTTCCTGCTCTTCTTAAAACACTCTCTGATCCATCGGAAGCCGTAGTGACCAAGGATCTTCAATTGTTATCTCAGATTTCGAGAAATAGCGATGATGACTATTTTACTTCTTTCATGGTAAACTTACTTCAACTATTTTCTACTGACAGAAAGCTCCTCGAGACTCGAGGAAACCTGATCATTCGACAATTATGTATTAATCTTAGCGCAGAACGGATCTATAGAACACTTGCGGATTGCatagaaaaggaagaagatgttgaatttgCAAGCATTATGGTACAGAACCTCAATAATAATCTCATCACTGCACCGGAATTAGCAGATCTTAGGAAAAGACTTCGAAATATTGAGAACAAG GATGGACAAGCTTTCTTCGTCGCTCTCTTCAGGTCTTGGTGCTACAATGCCGTAGCTACCTTTTCACTTTGTCTTTTAGGCCAAGCTTATGAGCAAGCATATAATCTTCTTCAGATATT TGCCGAACTCGAGATGACAGTCAACATGCTTATCCAAATCGATAAACTTGTACAATTGCTAGAATCACCTGTCTTCACAT ATCTCCGCCTCCAATTACTGGAGCCCGAAAAATATCCTCATCTTTACAAGTGTCTTTACGGCCTTCTTATGCTGCTTCCACAATCATCGGCTTTTGCAGCATTGAAGAATAGATTAAATAGTGTGAGTGCAATAGGCTACCTGCACATAGCACCTCGAGC CGTTCAGACGACTGCAGGACCGTCAAATTACGACAGGAGTAGCAGATTGAAAGGCAGGGAGGAAAGTGGTATCAGGTGGGGAGAATTACTTGACAAATTTAGAATTGTACAAGAGAGAGCGAGACGGGCGAGAAGGCCTGGTGGGgatatggatgatggattgagCGGCTTTGAATCAAGAATGGAGAGTGGAGATAGTAGAGGTTTCAAAGATTCGACAAGGTTATCGGGACCGTCTCCTATATCTAAAGAAGCGCCAAGTGGAATTCCATCCGGACCACAACACACGAAATCGAGGAGTAGCCTGGGCAAGTTTGGGAGGTTGGGAGGAGCGGTTGCAGGGGGTAGACCAAGAAAGTGA
- the Bcsgd1 gene encoding Bcsgd1 — MAPPKSTAPKLPSSLLQQLGIEDGGGNGGRGRKRLGRKEMRKAERQEKKQSRSQSSRPPPQKRLKSQHSKHNDVDSDDEDDEDIEPLNTKVIPETKQDDSPKPKSILKTTKKADPKQAKASLKDDANTESRIGKNISRAVKDKLAEDDDEIAALEKKLGLKGKKKGLPKSFQEDGLDDLLGDLDALDESEDEEVQEKKKGKAEADDWLQRKRAEARKRARGNESSEDEEEEEDDEMMDDDDDDEASNMSMDEGDFSGGDSGDDDSDLEDEDAGEDDFEGFGSGSDEDAPPKPKVRENPYVAPVAATAAPSGKYIPPSLRKASSSDSEDLVRLRRQTQGLVNRLTEANLISLLGDIEKLYRTNPRQHMTSTLIDLLLTSVCEPTTLPDTLIILPAGFIAAVYKIIGTDFGAQVVQRIVELFDEHYARIVSLNQDSSTSVPDSKETTNLIALLSELYNFQVVGSSLVFDYIKLFLDTLSEQNAELLLKIVRISGPQLRQDDPSALKDIVTMLRPAVQKAGGEDKLSVRTKFMIETINDLKNNKMKTGAVASAVTSEHTIRMKKTLGTLNTRSIKASEPLRIGLKDIRDSDKKGKWWLVGASWAGNAEDEEEPTSKVRNTREVKDADSGTSDLVQLAREQRMNTDIRRAVFITIMSASDYQDAYLRLMKLKLKKVQELEIPKVLIQCSGAEKMYNPYYTLIAKRLCGDRKLKMAFQFSLWDLFKKMGETNDDDDEDFEEDTELDTRHIVNLAKMFGTLMAEGGLGLNVLKNLNLSYLQAKTKTFCEVLFITIILQTQKASKESRDAKAIANLFSRAKETPQMITGLQYFLRKVVGKTDIAGGKAEKDIVKWGSKVAGDTLQALLNADTPR, encoded by the exons ATGGCACCGCCAAAATCTACAGCTCCAAAGCTACCCAGTAGTCTTCTTCAGCAACTGGGAATTGAAG ATGGGGGTGGAAATGGAGGTCGAGGGCGGAAACGTCTCGGGCGTAAAGAAATGCGCAAAGCAGAAAgacaagagaagaagcagaGTAGATCCCAGTCCTCTAGGCCTCCTCCGCAAAAGCGATTGAAGTCGCAACATTCCAAGCATAACGATGTCGACAgtgatgacgaggatgatgaagacatTGAACCGTTGAATACAAAGGTTATCccagaaacaaaacaagacGACAGCCCAAAACCGAAATCCATATTGAAAACGACGAAGAAAGCGGACCCCAAACAAGCGAAAGCATCCCTGAAGGACGATGCGAATACTGAATCAAGGATAGGAAAGAATATTTCGAGGGCTGTCAAGGATAAATTAGCAGAAGACGACGACGAGATCGCCGCTctagagaagaaattgggattgaaagggaagaagaaaggtcTACCAAAGTCATTCCAAGAAGATGGGTTAGATGATCTCTTGGGTGACCTGGATGCCCTAGATGAGagcgaagatgaggaagtacaggaaaagaaaaaaggaaaagcagAGGCAGATGACTGGCTTCAGCGCAAGAGAGCAGAAGCCCGAAAGCGAGCAAGGGGTAATGAAAGTTccgaggatgaagaagaagaagaagatgacgagatgatggacgatgatgatgacgacgaagCGTCTAATATGTCCATGGATGAAGGTGATTTCTCGGGTGGTGATTCAGGTGATGACGATAgtgatcttgaagatgaggatgcgGGCGAGGACGACTTCGAAGGATTTGGTTCGGGGAGTGATGAAGACGCTCCCCCGAAGCCAAAAGTCCGTGAAAACCCGTACGTGGCACCTGTGGCCGCAACTGCAGCGCCCTCCGGAAAATATATCCCACCTTCATTACGGAAGGCATCTTCTTCAGATTCTGAAGATTTAGTGCGTCTGCGACGACAAACTCAAGGTCTGGTCAACAGGTTGACAGAAGCCAATCTAATATCCCTCCTTGGAGACATAGAGAAATTGTATCGGACCAATCCCCGTCAACACATGACTTCCACTCTCATCGATCTGCTCCTGACTTCTGTTTGCGAACCAACGACTTTACCCGACACTCTTATAATCCTCCCCGCCGGATTTATTGCTGCAGTATACAAGATCATTGGTACCGATTTCGGTGCTCAGGTAGTTCAAAGAATAGTTGAACTCTTTGACGAGCACTATGCGCGTATAGTATCACTAAATCAAGACTCCTCGACATCTGTTCCTGACAGCAAGGAAACTACCAACCTGATAGCTTTACTCTCAGAATTGTATAACTTTCAAGTAGTGGGTAGCAGCCTTGTTTTCGATTATATCAAGCTGTTTTTAGATACGCTATCGGAACAGAATGCCGAGCTTCTGTTAAAGATTGTGCGCATTTCAGGTCCTCAACTACGACAAGACGACCCTTCAGCACTAAAAGACATTGTTACTATGCTTCGACCTGCTGTCCAAAAAGCTGGTGGCGAAGATAAATTGTCTGTAAGGACGAAGTTCATGATTGAAACCATCAATGAtctcaaaaacaacaaaatgaaaacCGGTGCTGTTGCTTCCGCTGTCACCTCAGAGCACACAATTCGAATGAAAAAGACACTGGGTACGCTAAATACTCGAAGTATAAAAGCTAGCGAACCCCTGCGCATTGGTCTAAAAGATATCAGAGATTCGGATAAAAAGGGGAAATGGTGGTTGGTTGGTGCGAGTTGGGCAGGTAATGccgaagacgaggaagagcCCACATCAAAAGTTAGAAACACCAGAGAAGTCAAAGACGCAGATTCAGGGACCTCTGATCTCGTTCAACTTGCTAGGGAGCAACGTATGAACACGGATATTCGCCGAGCTGTATTCATCACCATTATGTCCGCCTCAGATTATCAAGACGCATATCTACGATTGATGAAATTAAAACTAAAAAAGGTCCAGGAACTTGAGATACCAAAGGTTTTGATACAATGTTCTGGCGCAGAAAAAATGTACAACCCGTACTACACATTGATAGCAAAGAGATTGTGTGGCGATAGAAAACTCAAGATGGCCTTCCAATTCAGCTTGTGGGACCTTTTCAAGAAGATGGGCGAAACaaatgacgatgatgatgaagattttgaagaggatACTGAGTTAGATACGAGGCACATTGTCAATCTGGCCAAGATGTTTGGTACGTTGATGGCAGAAGGTGGACTTGGACTTAACGTTCTCAAGAATTTAAATCTCAGCTACCTACAAGCTAAGACGAAAACTTTTTGTGAGGTTCTTTTCATCACTATTATTCTTCAAACTCAGAAAGCATCGAAAGAGAGCCGCGATGCGAAAGCAATTGCAAATTTGTTCTCGAGGGCGAAGGAAACGCCTCAGATGATAACTGGGCTGCAATACTTCTTAAGGAAGGTAGTAGGCAAGACTGATATAGCAGGAGGAAAGGCTGAAAAGGATATCGTCAAATGGGGATCTAAGGTTGCTGGAGATACACTTCAAGCATTGCTTAATGCAGATACCCCAAGATAG
- the Bccoq9 gene encoding Bccoq9, translated as MSSPTIRLLPRHLRPLTKQYNHASPISLSAKSYHSYDRPSPSDSPFPPTETSILRAALPHIPTHGFTLNTLSLGAQDVGYIPAATNLFPKGAFSLAHYHLYTQRIALKNHTELIAPPLENEGGEPPKGVGRRVKALTWERLMGNKDVIHKWQEAQSLLTLPTNLPTSLRELHSLSDEIWFLSGDISVDSSWYTKRASLSTIYATTELYMTTDKSEGFKDTREFLERRFRDSQVLGGVVGGISQWVGFTAMAGVNVLRSKGMRI; from the exons ATGTCGTCTCCCACAATTAGACTACTACCCCGCCATCTACGGCCTCTCACCAAACAATACAATCACGCAAGCCCAATTTCTCTCTCTGCCAAATCTTATCATTCATACGACCGCCCCTCTCCCTCAGATTCTCCCTTTCCGCCCACCGAAACAAGTATTCTCCGCGCCGCCCTTCCGCACATCCCTACTCACGGCTTCACTCTTAATACTCTTTCTCTCGGCGCCCAAGATGTCGGTTATATACCTGCCGCTACGAATCTTTTTCCAAAAGGGGCATTTAGTCTAGCACATTACCATTTGTACACCCAAAGAATAGCTTTGAAGAATCACACAGAACTCATTGCTCCACCTCTAGAAAATGAAGGAGGGGAACCGCCAAAGGGAGTGGGAAGGAGAGTCAAGGCATTGACGTGGGAGAGATTGATGGGAAACAAAGATGTGATTCATAAATGGCAGGAG GCTCAGAGTCTCCTCACGCTACCAACCAATCTCCCCACTTCTCTCCGCGAACTTCATTCCCTCTCCGACGAGATCTGGTTTCTATCCGGCGACATCTCAGTCGACAGTTCCTGGTATACCAAGCGAGCCAGTCTTTCCACCATCTACGCCACTACCGAATTATACATGACGACAGATAAATCTGAAGGCTTCAAAGATACTCGCGAGTtcttggagagaagatttaGGGACTCACAGGTGCTTGGAGGAGTTGTTGGGGGGATTAGTCAATGGGTGGGTTTCACGGCGATGGCGGGAGTTAATGTTTTGAGGAGTAAGGGGATGAGGATTTAG